CGGCGACGTCCTCCGCCTCGGCCCCGGCGACCTCGTCCCGGCCGACGTCCGCCTGCTCCGGTCGCGCGGGCTCACCGTGCACCAGGGCGCCCTGACGGGGGAGTCGGCGCCGGTGGGGAAGACCGCGGCCGACTCCGGTGCCGCCGACGAGTCGCACCTCTGCTTCCAGGGCAGCACCGTCGCCTCCGGCAGCGCCACCGCCGTCGTCGTCGCGACCGGCGCCGGGACCCGCTTCGCCGCCGCCCACCGGGTGCCGGACGCGCGCCGGGAGGGCGCGGCCTTCGACCGGTCCGTGCACGGGATCTCCTGGGTGCTGATCCGGTTCATGCTGCTGACGCCGCCACTGGTGCTCATGGCCAACGCCACGCTGCGCGACCGCGGCCTGGAGACACTGCCCTTCGCCGTCGCGGTCGCCGTCGGGCTGACGCCCGAGATGCTGCCCGTGATCGTCACGACGTGCCTGGCCCGGGGCGCCGCCCTCCTCGCCCGCACCCAGGGCGTGATCGTCAAGCGGCTGCCCGCGCTGCACGACCTGGGCGCCGTCGACGTGCTGTGCGTCGACAAGACCGGCACCCTCACCCAGGACCGGCCGGTCGTCGAACGGTCCCTGGACCCGGCCGGCCGGGACGACCCGGAGGTGCTGCGCTGGGCCGCCGTCGGCTCCTGGTGGACCCTCCAGCTCGCCGAACTGCCCACGCCGGACGCCCTCGACGAGGCCCTGCTGGAGGCGGCCGGGCCGGTGGGCGAGGAGTACGACGGGGTGGACGCCGTGCCGTTCGACCCCGTACGGCGGATCTCCACGGCGGTGGTCCGAGGCGGCCTGGGGCGGCACACCGTCGTCGTCACGGGTGCCGTCGAGGCCGTCCTGGAGCGCTGCGCGAGGCGGCCCGGCGAGCACGACCGGCTGCTGTCGCTCGCCGCCCGGGAGGCGGACGCCGGGCTGCGGGTGCTCGCCGTCGCCACGGCCGACCGCCCCGCCGGCCCGGGCGCTCCGGCCGACCCCCGCGGGCTCGCCTTCCGGGGCCTGGTGGCCTTCCGGGACGCCCTCGCCCCGACCGCCGCCGAGGCCCTGCGCGGCCTCGCCGACCGGGGCGTCACCGTGAAGGTCCTCACCGGCGACCACCCGGCCACGGCGGCCCGGGCCTGCCGGGAACTGGGCCTGGACCCGGGCGAGGTACGCACCGCCGGACAGCTGGACGACGCCGGCGCGGCGACCGTCGTCGCCCGCTGCACCCCGGAGGACAAGGCCCGGGTGGTCGCCGCCCTGCGCGCCGCCGGGCACACCGTCGGCTTCCTCGGCGACGGCGTGAACGACGTGGCCGCGCTGCGTACGGCCGACGTGGGCATCGCGCCCCGCTCCGCCGTCGGCGTGGCACGGGACAGCGCCGACGTCGTGCTCGCCGAGAAGGACCTCACGGCGATCGGCCACGCGATCACCTCCGGCCGGCACGCGAGCGGCAACATCGCCTCCTACCTGCGCGTCACGCTCTCCTCGAACCTGGGCAACGTCGTCGCCATGCTCGCCGCGGGCCTGCTGCTGCCCTTCCTGCCGATGCTCCCGGCCCAGGTCCTCGCGCAGAACCTGTGCTTCGACGCGGCCCAGCTCGCCTTCGCCCACGACCGTCCCGGCACGGCGGCGCTGCGCGGCCCGGCCGGGCTGCGGCCGCGTTCCTTCCTGAAGTTCGTCACCGCCTTCGGCGTGCTCAACGCGGTCGCCGACCTCGCCACCTTCGCCGTCCTCGCCCTCGCGCTGCACGGCCCCGACGCCGTCGACGACGAGGCCGTGTTCCACTCCGCCTGGTTCACCGAGAACCTGCTCACCCAGGCCGTGGTGATGCTGCTGCTGCGCACCGGCCCGCGCGCCGGGGGCAGCCGCGCGCCGGGCCCGGTCGCCCTGGCGGCGGCCGGGCTCGCCGTCGCCGGACTGCTGCTCCCGCCGAGCCCCCTCGGCGCGGCCCTCGGCATGACGGCCCTGCCCGCCGCGTACTACCTGCTGCTGGCGGTGGTCCCGGGGCTGTACGCCCTGGCCCTGGCCGGGGCCCGGGCCGCCTACCGGCGGCGTCAGCCGTAGGTGAGGTTCGAGCAGGGGTTGTCGGCCGCGGACCGGGCCCCGTCGGCGACCTCGGACGGTACGGCGGTCGGGGTGGGGGACGCCGGCGCGCCGGCCGCCGGGGTGTCGGCGTAGTTCTGGCCCAGGACGACGCTGACCCCGCTGCCGGTCACCGACTGGAGCTCGGCGCCGGGGAAGGCCCGTGCCACGGTCCGGGCCTCGTCCTCCAGGCCGGGGCCGTACTCGACCAGCGTGGTGGTGTGGTCCTGGGTGGACGCCGTCGCCGTCCCCGTGACGGTGAAGCCGTCCGCGGCGAGGGCGGCGGCGGCACGGGCGGCCAGGCCCGGGACCGACGTGCCGTTGTAGACGGCGACGTCGATGCCGTCGCCGGAGACCGGCCCGGGAGAGGCGGAAGGCGTGCTGGAACCGGCCGATCCGGTTTTCTTCCCGCCGGCGTTCTTGCCGTCGATGGTGCGGTCGGCCCGCAGCGCGGCCCACAGCGCGTCGGCGTCCGGCTGCACGAGCGCCACCCGGGACCCCTCGTAGCGCCAGGGGACGGTGACGAACTTGGTGTTGTGCAGGTCGATGTCCTTCAGGGACATCGCGAAGGAGATCAGCTTGTCGGCGGAGCCGAGGCCGGGGTCGACGGTGAGCGACTGCGTGGCGGCCTCGGCCAGCGGCAGCAGGTTCGTCGGGGTGAGGCCCTTGCTCTTCATCTCCTTCAGCAGGCTCGCCACGAACGCCTGCTGGCGCTTGATCCGGCCGATGTCGGACCCGTCGCCGATGCCGTGCCGGATCCGCACGTAGTCCAGGGCCTTCTGGCCCGACACCGTCTGCTCGCCCTTGTGGAACAGCAGCTTGCCCGGAGCCGTGAGGTGCGGGTTGAGGTCGTTCTCGTAGACGTCCTGCGGCAGGCACACCTTCACTCCGCCCACCACGTCCGTCAGCCGGGCGAAGCCCTTGAAGTCGACGACGACGGTGTGGTCGACGCGCAGCCCGGTGAGCTGCTCGACCGTGTTCTGGGTGCAGGCGGGGTTGCCCTTGGCGGTCTGGCCGACCGAGTACGCCGCGTTGAACATGGTGTCCGGCTGGGCCTTGGTCCAACTGCCGTCGGGCAGCCGGCAGGGCGGGATGGTGACCAGGGTGTCGCGGGGGATGGAGACGGCGATCGCGTGCCGGTGGTCCGCGTAGACGTGGAGCAGGAACGCCGTGTCGGAGCGGCCGACGTCGTCCTTGTCGCCGCCGCCGAGGGCCTCGTTGCCGCCGGTGCGGGTGTCGGAGCCGATCACCAGGACGTTCTCGCCGGTCGACGAGCCGGCCTCGGGGCGGTTGTCGGACAGGCCGCCGGAGTCGAACGTGCTGATGTCGCCGTCCAGCTTCAGGTACAGCCAGCCGGCGCCGCCCGCGACGAGCACCAGCAGCGCCAGGCAGACCAGCAGCGCGGTGCGCACGCCGCTGCGGCGACCGCGGCGGCGCCTCCGGTCGCGGGGTGCGGCCCGGCTGCCCCGGCCCGCACCCCCGTTCCGGTGCCGCGGCGGTTGTGTCCTGCGGTTGCTGGTCACCGTCATCGGCGTCTGCTCGCCTCTCGCCCGGGGGTTGTACAGTTGCGCAATGTAGCAACTGTCGAGACGAGGGAGAGCATCACGTGCTGCGCAACGGACTGGAGCCCTGGCACCTGCTGATCCTGGCGATCGTCGTGATCGTCCTGTTCGGCTCGAAGAAACTGCCGGACACGGCACGTTCGCTGGGCCGCTCGATGCGGATCCTCAAGAGCGAGGCCAGGGCGCTGAAGGAGGAGAGCGCCGCGGACACGGCACCCGGGGGGCAGGCCCGGTCCGCGGCGCCCGTCGATGCGGACACGGCCTAGGGCTGTGGCGCGGGGGTCGCGGCCTGCGGCGCCAGGGGCGCGGCCTTCGCCGCCCGGGCCGCCTTCCGGCGCTGTCGGCGGCTGACGCGCGGCTCCTGGTCCGGGAGCCAGCCGAAGGTCAGGCAGCTGCCGACCACGCCCAGGAGCAGGCCGACGAAGAAGCCGCCCAGGTTGGAGGTCAGCCAGGTGCCCAGGGAGACCAGCACCCCGATGACCGAGTAGAACAGGCGCTGGGCGGGGTTGAAGAGGACCAGCAGCCCGCACAGCAGCATCACGGCGGGGAGCAGATAGCCGGCCAGGCCCTGCATGCCGACGTGCAGGATGACGTCCAGGGACGCCTTCAGGGTGAGCAGGATCTCGGCCCCGCCCAGGGCGAGCAGCAGCCCGCCCCAGAACGGCCGGCCGGCCCGCCACTGCCGGAACGCGGGCCGGACTCCCTCGCGCGGACCGCGCGGCATCAGCAACCCGACCCGCTGAAGCCCAGTTTCAGCCCGGGCAGCTTGAACACACCGGCGGTCGTGGCGTAGTTGGTCTGCCGCAGATTGGCGATGTGCACGGTGTCGGACTGCTGGCTGAAGACGCCCTTGGGGCCGCGGCCCAGCGGCCCGGCCTTGTCGAGGGTGCTGGCGTCGTTGCCGATCTCGATGTTGTTGAACGCCGCGTCGCCGGACAGCTGGGTCGAGTCGGTCGTCAGATCGCTGGCCGTGACCTTCTGCGCGCCCTCTCCCGCCCGGATGACCAGGTTCGTACCGCCCAGGTCCACGCTCTGGCACAGCTTGGTGAGCGTCGCGTTCTTGATCACGGACGTGACGACCAGCACCTGACCGCCGGTGTCACCCGCGTTCGGGCTGCCCTCGGCCATCTCGTCCAGACCGCCGAACTGGGCGAAGCCGGTGCCGTTCAGCTCGGTCGCGGTGACCGTGAACGGCATGCCGGAGATGGCGAACTGCACCCCCAGCGCCCCCTCGGCGGTGAGGACCGCGAGGCCCGCGGCGACCGCGGCGGCCGGCACCGCCATCACCGCGGCGCGGCGCGCCCGGACCCGCCCGCGCCGCGCGGGGACGCCACCGGCGTCCGTGGCGTTGGGGCCTTCCGGTCTTTCGGGGGTGTGCTCGGCGGAGGAGGTCATGTCTGCTCCAGGTGCATATGAGTGCGGATCGGGGTGGCACGTTGCCCTGGCGCGGACACCGACCGCGGGCGTGCGTCTCCTCACAACTCCCGGTGGTCGCAAGGGCTTTCTCGCTACGCCGCAGTAGCCGTCCAGGAAGTTACCGGGGGTTACATGAAGGGTCAAGAGAAGTGTGAACAAAGAGTGTCGATTGTGCGCCGCATGTGACTCGCCGCCACCCGGAAGGCTCACCGCGCGCACAACTCCCTTGCGGACTATTGACGTTGACGGACGCCGAGGTCTACAACTCTCCTCGTTCCACCGGATCCGTGGCGCCGGATCCGCCGCGCGGCACCGTCCGCGTGTCCCGGACCGCCCGTCCCGCACGGGCCCCCCGTAATCCGCTGCGTCCGCACGGGCTTTCTCTCGCCCGCGTCCCCTTCCAGGGCACGGAACCCGTGCCGTCAGCCACCCCCCGCCCGGCCCGGCCGGAGGCCTGCCCCCGTGCCTGCCTCCGGCCGGTCACCGGCCTGCCGTTGCCGGCCCGTCACGTACGGAGAAGGCGTGACGGGCCGGCAACGGCGGACGCCGACGCGCGTCCGCCACCCTCACCCCCCGCTTCAGAGAAGAGGTACACCCGCATGCGCACGCGCACCCTCGTCGCTCTCGCCGCCACCGTGGCCGCCCTGGGCCTCGCCGCCCCCGCCTCGGCGGCCGACACCCCCGTCCTGACCACCGCCGACGGCGCGGCCGTCGCGGTCGGCGACGTCCTCGACGCGTCCCTGGCGAGCGGCACCGCCGCCACCTTCTACTCCAGCGCGACCGGCACCAGCGGCATCTCCTGCACCAAGTCGGCGTTCGCCGCCACCGTCACCGACAACCCGGCCGCGCCCGGCACCGCCACCGAGTCCCTCACCTCGCACAGCTTCGACACCAGCGGCTGCACCGCCAACGTCGTGGGCGTCCTCGGCGTCAGCGGCATCACCGTCGACAACCTGCCCTACACCACGAGCGTGTCCTCCGACGGCACGGTCTCCGTGACCCCGGCCGCCGGCTCCACCGTCCAGTCCACGGTCAAGCTGCGCACCCTGCTCGGCACGATCACCTGCGTCTACCAGGCCCCCGGCCTCACCGGCACGGCCAGCAACGCCGACAACAGCATCTCCTTCACCAACCAGCAGTTCACCAAGGTGTCCGGTTCGTCGCTGTGCTTCAGCAACGCCTTCTTCACCGCCAAGTACGCCCCGGTGACGAAGGGCGGCGTCGCCGTCCACGTCAACTGACCGCCCCGGAGGGGTAGATCAACGCCGTCGCAGACGGACGGCCAGGGCGGCGCCGCCGGTGAGCACCAGCACCGTCGCGGCGCCGCCCGCCAGCATGGGCGTGGACGGACCGGAGGCCGGACGGCCGGGCGCGGAGGCCAGCGGCGACGGAGGGACAGCCACCCCCTCCGCCTCCTCCTTCTCCTCCTTTTCCTTCTCCTCCTTCTGCGACGGCTCCTCCTTCTGCGCCGCCGCCTCCTTCTCCCCCTTCTCCCTCTTCTCCTCGTCCTCCGTGTCCGGGAACACCACGTCCGAACACGAGTAATAGGTGTCCGGCGTGCTGCTGTTCCGCCAGACCGTGTACAGCACGTGCCGCCCGGCGCGGTCGGACGGCAGGGTCGCCTCCATGCGGTACGCGCCGTCCGTCAACACCGGGTCCGTCACCTCCGCGAACGGCTTCTCGGGCAGGTCGGCCCAGGACAGCGGTCCGGCCGGGTCGTATCCCGGCTTCGTCAGGTACATCCGGAACGTGCCCTTGTGCGGGATCGTCGAGACGTACCGCAGGGTCAGCGTCGCGCCGGGCGTCACCGCGGTCGCCGGCCAGTCGGCGCGGGCGAGGTCGAGGCCCCGGTAGGCGGGCAGGCCGCCGCTGCACAGCTTGCCGTCGGGGATCGTCTGCCGGTCCCGGCCGGCCACGTTCGCCACCCGCAGGTTGTCCCACGCCGTGAAGGGCGCGCCGTTCGCGGCGACGGCCGCGCGGCACGCCGCCGAGCCGGCGCGGTCACCGCCCTCCGGGGAGCAGGCCACCACCCGGCTCACCGGATCCGTCGGCGCGCCGTGCGCCCCCGCCGGGGCCGCCGCCCACAGCGGCAGCAGCAGCGGAGTCACGAGGGCGGCCGCGAACGCGGTGCGGTGTGCGGTCGTACGGGGCATGCCTCTGCGTCTCCTCGGCCGGGATGGGGGCAGTCGGTCATGCAGTACGGGAAACCGGCCCGGCGCGTTCACCTCGCCGCGACCCGTTCGAAAAGGGGCCATTCACGCCCGGCGCCCCCGCCATAGAGGGTGGGACACCGGCCGGATCGAGGGTTTCCCCCGTATCCCGATGACCTTCCCTTTGCCTATCGTTCGACCACAGCTGACCCACAGGTAACCCCGAACGGTCCGCTCCCCACTCGCGCCTGGCCGGCCATCGCGTCGCTCTTCGCTTTTCGAACCACCCCCCTCCGCTTCGACGACGAAGCGACTCCACCGCCGCTCCGCCCAGCCCGGAGTCCGGCCACGAAAGGCAACGACCGTGCGTACCTCCCCAGAGCTCAGACGGAAGCTGATATCCGTCGCCGCCGTCTCCGTCGCCCTGCTGACCGCCGCACCCGCCTCGGTCGCCGTCGCCCAGGAGTCCGCGCCCAGTCCCGCCGCCGTCCCGGCCGCGCAGACCGAGGCCGCCCCCGGCACCACGGCCGAGCGGCTCATCGTCGGCTACAAGTCGGGCGCCACCGAGGCCAAGTCCAACAAGGCCGCCGCCGCCGACGCCGCGGCCAAGGCCGAGAAGACCGGCGAGGACGTCGACTTCCAGCGCCGCCTCGGCACCGGTGCCGCCCTCGTCGAACTGGGCGCCGACCCCAGCCGGGCGTCCGTCGCCGACGTGGTGGCCGCGTACCAGGCCGACCCGCAGGTCGCCTACGTCGTTCCGGACCGTCTGAACAAGCCGACGGCCGTCACCCCGAACGACACCGAGTACAGCAAGCAGTGGGACCTGTTCGAGTCCACCGCCGGCATGAACGTCCCGGCCGCCTGGGACACCACCACCGGCACCGGCGTCACCGTCGCCGTCATCGACACCGGCTACGTCGCCCACTCCGACCTGGCGGCGAACATCGTCGGCGGCTACGACTTCATCTCCGACACGGCCGTCTCCGTCGACGGCAACGGCCGCGACAGCAACCCGGCCGACCCGGGCGACTGGTACAACGCGGGCGAGTGCGGCGCGGGCATCCCGGCGTCCAACTCCTCCTGGCACGGCACCCACGTGGCCGGCACGATCGCCGCCGCCACCAACAACGGCAAGGGCGTCGCAGGCATCGCCTACGGCGCGAAGATCTCCCCGGTCCGCGTCCTCGGCAAGTGCGGCGGCTACGACTCGGACATCATCGACGCCATCACCTGGGCGTCCGGCGGCACCGTCTCCGGCGTGCCCGCCAACACCAACGTCGCCAAGGTCATCAACATGAGCCTCGGCGGGGGCGGCGCCTGCTCCACCGCCACCCAGAGCGCCATCAACGGCGCCGTGAACCGCGGCACCTCGGTCGTCGTCGCGGCCGGCAACGAGAACACCAACGCCTCCAGCTCGTCCCCGGCGAACTGCAACAACGTCATCACCGTCGCCGCCACCAACCGCGCCGGCAGCCGCGCCTCGTACTCCAACTACGGCTCGGTCGTCGACATCGCGGCCCCCGGCGGCGAGACCCGCACCACCACGGCCAACGGCATCCTCTCCACGCTGAACTCCGGCACGAAGACGCCGTCGACCGAGAACTACGCCTACTACCAGGGCACCAGCATGGCCACCCCGCACGTCGCGGGCCTCGCCGCCCTGATGAAGTCGGCCAACTCGGCCCTCACCCCGGCGCAGATCGAGTCGGCCATCAAGGCCAACGCCCGTCCGCTGCCCGGCACCTGCTCCGGCGGCTGCGGCGCCGGCCTCGCGGACGCCGCCAAGACGGTCCAGGCCGTCAAGGGCGGTTCGTCCACCGGCACGACCTTCACCAGCACCACCGCCGTGGCCATCCCGGACAACGGCGCCGCGATCGAGTCGCCGATCAGCGTCACCGGCCGCACGGGCAACGCCCCCTCGGCCCTCCAGGTCGGCGTGGACATCACCCACACCTACCGCGGTGACCTCGTCATCGACCTGGTCGCGCCGGACGGTTCGGCGTACCGTCTGAAGTCGGCCGCGTCGGACTCCGCCGACAACGTGAACACCACCTACACCGTGAACGCCTCGAGCGAGGTCGCCAACGGCACCTGGAAGCTGCGCGTCCAGGACACCGCGGCGCAGGACACGGGAACGCTCAACAGCTGGAAGCTGACCTTCTGACGACTTTCCGAGTCGTCTGATCCTCCCTCGGGAACGCTGAACGGGGCAGGCCGCGAACGGGCGGGCCGGCCGGTGCGGATGGGGCACCGGCCGGCCCGCCTTCACGTCTGCCCCTACAACCCCCAAGTTAGATACCGAACGCGCTGTTTTCTTTCACCAGTTGCGCTTGTTTTGCCGGATGTGCACCCGCACTCCGGCACACTGGTGTGGTGAGCGCCGTCTGAGGGTGAGTTATCGTGTACGGGGGGTAAAAACAAACGGCATGACCCGTTCATTTCTGTCCCGGGAGAGTTCAGTCGATGGCGAGGCAGTTGCGAGCCGAGCAGACCCGCTCGACGATCATCACGGCCGCCGCTGACCTGTTCGACCGTCGCGGCTACGAATCGACCAGTCTCAGCGACATCGTGGAGCACGCCCAGGTCACCAAGGGCGCCCTCTACTTCCACTTCGCGGCGAAGGAGGATCTCGCCCACGCGATCCTCGAACTCCAGTCGCATACGGCCCGTCGGCTGGCGACGGAGACGGACAACCGCGGCCACACGTCCCTGGAGGCGCTGATGCGCCTCACCTTCGGCATCACCCGCATGTCCGTCGAGGACCCGGTGCTGCGGGCCGGCCTGCGGCTCGCCACCGGCGGCATCCGGCCCCGGCCGCCGCTGAGCCATCCGTTCACGGAGTGGCTGGACATCGTCACGGCCCGGCTCGTCGGCGCGGTCAAGGAGTCCGACGTCCACCCGGACATCGACATCGACGTCGTGGCCCACTCGCTGGTCTGCTTCTTCGTCGGCACCCGGGTCGTGGGCCGCTCCCGCGAGCCCGTCGCCCGCCAGCCCCGCCGGACGGCCGAGATGTGGAACATACTCATCCGCGGGCTGGTCCCGGTGACCCGCCGCGCCCGCTACCTCAGCCTGGCGGCCCGCCTGGAGCGGGAGATCGCGCCGGTGTGACCGGGGGCGCTCCCGTTGGGGTGAGGGGCGCGCCCGTTACGGTGAGGCACATGCCCGACACCCCTTCCGCGCCCGTGCTCCTCGGCAACCGGCCGGGCTCCTTCCCCCACAGCGTGCTGGCCGAGCGGCACCCCGCGATCATCCGCCAGGTCCGCGAGGCCTTCCCGTACGAACCCGCGCAGCACCGCGCGCTCGACGAGCTGCTGGCCAACTGCACCGAGGGCGAGATCGAACCGCTCCCCGCCGACGCGCACGACCGGGACCACTGGGAGAGCTGGGGGATGCGCGCCTACGCCGGCCGGTCCTGGTTCGACGTGCCGTGGCTGTGGGCCGAGAGCTGGTTCTACCGCCGACTGCTCCAGGCCGTCGGCTACTTCGGCCCCGGCCCCTGGCAGGGCATCGACCCCTTCCGCCCCTTCAAGCTGGCCGAACTCGACTCCGCCGAGACCGACGAGGAGCTGGCCGCGCTCGACGACCTCACCGGCCGGCCCGCCGCCGAACAGGAACAGGCCCTGCTGCACGGCTCCCTGTGGGGCAACCGCGCCGACCTCGGCTTCCGCCTCTCCGCCGAAGGCGCCCGGGGCGCGGACGCCGCCCCCGGCCTCGTGACCGACGACAGCGACCTGCTCTGGTCACTGCTCGACACCGCGGGCCGAAGCCCGGGCACCCTGTGCCTGGTCGCGGACAACGCGGGCCGCGAACTCGTCCCCGACCTGCTCCTCGTCGCCCACCTCCTGGCGAGCGGCCGCATCGGACAGGCCGTCCTGCACGTCAAGCCGTACCCCTACTACGTCTCCGACGCCACGACCGCCGACGTCGTCGACGCGCTGCGCCGGCTCACCGCCGCCGGGGGAGCGGCCGCCGCGTACGGACGGCAGTTGTGGTCCGCCCTGGCCGACGGTCGCCTCGCCCTGCGCGCCCACCCCTTCTCCAGCGCCCCGCTGCCCTACGCGGACATGCCCGGCGATCTGCGCGCCGAGTTCGCCTCGGCCACCCTCACCCTCGTCAAGGGCGACCTCAACTACCGCCGCCTGGTGGGCGACCGGCTCTGGGCGCCGACCACGCCGTTCCCGGACGTCACCGCGTACTTCCCCGGCCCGGTGGCCGCCCTGCGCACCCTGAAGTCCGACGTGATCACCGGCCTCGACGGCCGTGTCGAGGCGGACCTGGTCACGGCGGAGGACCAGCGCTGGCGCACCAGCGGCACACACGCGCTGATCCAGGTGAGCACCTCTGGCTAGGGCCAGATCACCCGCGTGTCCTGCCATACGCCGTCGATTCACGCGATGGTGTGATCATGTCCCGGCTCGTGGATGCCGACGCGGGGCGGCGGGTAGGGCCCCGGCCATGACGCAGCCGTTCGAACTCCCGCACTTCTACATGCCGCACCCCGCGCGGCTGAACCCCCATGTCGACGAGGCCCGTGCGCACTCGACCGAGTGGGCGCGCGAGATGGGCATGCTGGAGGGATCCGGCGTCTGGGAGCAGGCCGACCTCGACGCGCACGACTACGGCCTGCTCTGCGCCTACACCCACCCCGACTGCGACGGCCCCGCCCTCTCCCTCATCACCGACTGGTACGTGTGGGTCTTCTTCTTCGACGACCACTTCCTGGAGATGTACAAGCGCAGCCAGGACCGCGCCGCCGGAAAGGCCCACCTGGACCGGCTGCCCCTGTTCATGCCGCTGGACCTCGCGACCCCCGTACCGGAACCGGAGAACCCGGTCGAGGCGGGCCTCGCCGACCTGTGGGCGCGTACGGTGCCCGCGATGTCCGAGGACTGGCGCCGCCGCTTCGCCGTGGCCACCGAGCACCTGCTGAACGAGTCGATGTGGGAGCTGTCCAACATCAACGAGGGGCGGATCGCCAACCCCGTCGAGTACATCGAGATGCGCCGCAAGGTCGGCGGCGCCCCCTGGTCGGCGGGGCTCGTGGAGTACGCGACCGCCGAAGTGCCCGCCGCCGTCGCCGGATCCAGGCCGCTCAGGGTGCTGATGGAGACGTTCTCCGACGCCGTGCACCTGCGCAACGACCTGTTCTCCTACCAGCGCGAGGTCGAGGAGGAGGGCGAGAACAGCAACGGCGTGCTCGTCCTGGAGACCTTCTTCGGCTGCACCACCCAGGAGGCCGCCGACATCGTCAACGACGTCCTCACCTCCCGGCT
This genomic stretch from Streptomyces sp. Go-475 harbors:
- a CDS encoding ScbR family autoregulator-binding transcription factor gives rise to the protein MARQLRAEQTRSTIITAAADLFDRRGYESTSLSDIVEHAQVTKGALYFHFAAKEDLAHAILELQSHTARRLATETDNRGHTSLEALMRLTFGITRMSVEDPVLRAGLRLATGGIRPRPPLSHPFTEWLDIVTARLVGAVKESDVHPDIDIDVVAHSLVCFFVGTRVVGRSREPVARQPRRTAEMWNILIRGLVPVTRRARYLSLAARLEREIAPV
- a CDS encoding damage-control phosphatase ARMT1 family protein codes for the protein MPDTPSAPVLLGNRPGSFPHSVLAERHPAIIRQVREAFPYEPAQHRALDELLANCTEGEIEPLPADAHDRDHWESWGMRAYAGRSWFDVPWLWAESWFYRRLLQAVGYFGPGPWQGIDPFRPFKLAELDSAETDEELAALDDLTGRPAAEQEQALLHGSLWGNRADLGFRLSAEGARGADAAPGLVTDDSDLLWSLLDTAGRSPGTLCLVADNAGRELVPDLLLVAHLLASGRIGQAVLHVKPYPYYVSDATTADVVDALRRLTAAGGAAAAYGRQLWSALADGRLALRAHPFSSAPLPYADMPGDLRAEFASATLTLVKGDLNYRRLVGDRLWAPTTPFPDVTAYFPGPVAALRTLKSDVITGLDGRVEADLVTAEDQRWRTSGTHALIQVSTSG